The genomic window AGTCATTATCATCCTTCCATGAGGTCAGGTATATGTGGCTTACTTAGTCAGATCACACACTATGTTCTAATAAATggtattattttcactttttaaaaattctgatacaTTTTATCACAGTCACTCCAACCCTTTGGATGCCAGTGAATTAggtggcagaaaagaaaaatcatccaAAAGATCCACCTTTTATCGAAGtcaatttatttcataaaaaagataggattttatttttttcatgttgatAACTGTTTATTGTGTCCTCTTATACTTGACAGTATTATTGGATATAaaaccttgtcttttttttgaagtctttttttttattattatactttaagttctagggtacatgtgcacaacgtgcaggtttgttacatatgtatacatgtgccatgttggtgtgttgcacccattaactcatcatttacattaggtataaaAGATAGGATTTTAATAAGGTGCCAGTGTGTTGCTAGTTTTAAAACACATGACTGAGTTTTTCTTGACTGAAACTATTTTAACATCTTGAGCAAGCCTATTAAcataaaagaggaaaaggaaagttaCTCACTATTACAATCATGACCTAAtgacagaaaagcaaatattcaaAATAGTCGCCAATGCTAATGCAAGCACATAAGGATATTCCCTAAGATGGTCTCTTTCTGACTGTGCATTCCTTTGGCAAATTATATATTTCAGATCCCAAGagattatttagttttttttttattttccaaatttgtcaTAATGTTCTCTTCACATGATATTGTCGTATAAAGAGTCCCTGGCATATTACCTAGCACACAGTTCAACTGGTTCACAGGTAACTGAACCAAATGGACCTGAGTTACTGCTAGGGAACCACAGTCAAGGATTTGTTTAATATGAATTCTATACTAAAGAACACACAATCTGCTATTTACTGTGTAGTGAGCTTTAATTAGCTAACGTAGATGACGCAGTGTCCAAGTACTTTGTAATGTCGTAAAAAACTGCACACTGACAAAAAGTAATTCATAAGGGCTGGGAAAATTCAGTTTTTGTTCAATTGCCTTTGCATGCAGAACTGCTCTTTTGGTCTCATGGCTTTTATTTTGTTCCTACTACATCCCAGTGAATAGACACTTAAATTCCATTTCCAATATTCAAAGTCActctcaaatgagaaaaaaaatgtcattttcaaaCTGATTTAACCGATCAGTCCAAGTCTCGCTTACAGTTGAAACACTGTTCTTGTTTTTGCAATAACTTACCTCCAAACCAGAGGTTGCCTCTCTTTATAGGCTGCAACAGCAACAGACAATTTTGTCTTACTTTTCTACTTGCAGCGAGTCTTCGTAGCCACTCATTAGTAGCTGAATCTCCAAAGAGGCAAGACGAGTGAGTAATCATTTTGTCATAGAAATTCATTGACTAGTTGATGTTTACAGAAACATGGTGTTATGGACATGATTACTAGGACAAAGTGTCATGAAATTCCTCTAGTTCAGAAAAAGTATCATCAGATTCCTctagtttaaaaatagaaagaaaattaatatttggcAATAAATTTTAGGAATAGGGCAAATTGAATTTGCCTCTGAAGTGCATGCTGAAATACCATCCCATTGTGGAGACCCACAAATTCCTAAAGATCTGCCTCAGGATTtaagaaacaatttaaatattcTGCTCTTAAGGACTCTTCTAAACCTCTGTGCACAACTTTAAATTGCCTCCAAGATGAAAGGTGTATAAAACTTATGAAACTTCAGAAATAAAGCCCTAAAGACCTAATTATGGGAGGCCTATTACTCTATTTCATACACAAAATCAGAAGggagcttctctctctctctctctctctctctctctctctctctctctctctctcaatctctctcattTTGGAAGTATAATTGATGTTTTCTGTACACAAATTTCCCGTTCACTTTATGGATTTAGTTTACAGTAAAAGTTGACTctgaataaacatatatttacagaTGGTGTGAAATAATATGCATTGAGTAAAAACTGTACTTCAAgaacccatacaaccattctacTTTTCACTTTCAGcacaatattcaataaattacttaggatattcaacactttaatataaaataggctttgtgttacaTGATTCTGCCCACCCATAGGCTAATGTAAGtcttctgagcacatttaaggtaggccaGGCTAAGCTGTGATGTTTGGCAAGTTAGATACactaaatgcattttcaatttatgatattttcatGTAACAATGAGTTTATTGGTATACTCTTTAACAttgatatattttcattcattctaaTGGTGATACATActgtaaaaaaaagaatgaaaggacagaaggaagggaaggatgggggaatgggaaaaggacaaaggaaggaagagagggaataaaagaggaaagaagacaggGACAGAAAGAGAAGGTAAAAGAAGGCAAGACAAGAAAAGATATCCTCAAGCAGTATATAATGGTGTAAAAAACAAAGCCAAGAATAAACTATAATTAAATAGCCTGGCAAAAGCCACAGCTCAGAAAGGAGGCTGATCCTAATCATAAAACAATGTAATAACTTAGGCTAAAataatttgcctttctctaatgagAGTAAACTGAGGCATCTTAAGGCTGAACACTTCTGaatgattgttttcattttttctcttctttatttatttatttttatttattattattatactttaggtatatctcccaatgctatccctcccccctccccccaccccacaacagtccccagagtgtgatattccccttcctgtgtccatgtgttctcattgttcacttcccacctatgagtgagaatatgcttatttttatcaaaatactttcaaaattttttcagATAGAATTCTAAAAGTGAAATGAGTGGGTCAAAATCAATGAAGATTTTTTATGAATCTAAAAGGATAATATTAATGTAGTGTTATGGTATTGCTAATTTTATCTTCCTCTTATCAACACTGGATGTTGTCAATAATTTAGATTTTCAATCTAATCTAAAGGGCTTAAAATGATATCTTGTCAttattgtaaatggcattttaATCTTTATAGATATTTACTATTTACATTTTGGTGTgtcttaaaaagttttattttctttcatgtaagTTGTGCACTCATGTCctctattcatttttctattgggtattttacatttttacactGGTTTCTTAAATATTCTTTTCAGCTAATAACAAAGTATCAAATAGGATAAAGATATGTCAATTAATGATAACAGtcacaattttacatttttaaatcacttGTTTACATGATGTATTATATATCTACTCTATGAAACTTGTAGAAAGAACATCTGCAAATATAAAAATGCCTCAGACACAGTCCTCACCTTCAAGAATCATGTAGTTAGTAAGAAAAACATTCATGTAATTAGTGGATTTCAATACAAAGTGGTGAAAGCTGTGATTAAAGTGATGGCTTAGTGTGCTATGGAAGTGAAACAGGAAAAATTCCCTTATCCTCCTGGCAGAGCACGTGATGGGGGTGTGGCTTGCTTCTTCGGTTACACTAAGAATTGTAGATTTTGCTATCTGGTAGAAATTTTTGCTATCTAGTAGAAATGGCAGATTTTGCTATCTGGTAGAAATGGTAGATTTTGCTATCTGGTAGAAAAATCACAGGAACAcgcacacactacacacacacacacacagagatacatgcCTGGTATATCAGATAAGTTTATATTACTTTGTCTCctaattagaaaaaacaaattgCTAACAACAAAATGATCCTccataagcttttaaaaaaactttctgaaTGAAAACTCCTCTAGAGGCTCAAGTATTAAAATAAAGCATTATGTCAGTATTATAATGATTGTGTATTTTGCCCAGCAAATTTGAACACATAAATATATCAAGACAATTAACAtgcctttattttcttcagaCCTTGATTCTACAACCCTGTGAGAGAAAAACTCTCCTAATATTCTCCTGTAAGGAGAAACGTGtgctttaaaatttcttcttgctttaattaattttctatcaaaaatgtataaatctctaatatccagaatctacaaagaacttaaacaaatttacaagaaaaaaccaaacaaccctatcaaaaagtgggcaagatatgaacagaaacttctcaaaagaagacatttatgcagccaacagacacatgaaaaaatgctcatcatcactggccatcagagaaatgcaaatcaaaaccacaatgagataccatctcacaccagttagaatggcaatcattaaaaagtcaggaaacaacaggtgctggagaggatgtgaagaaataggaatgcttttacactgttggtgggactgtaaactagttcaaccattgtggaagacagtgtggagattcttcaaggatctagaactagaaataccatttgacccagccatcccattactgggtatatacccaaaggattataaatcatgctactataaagacacatgaatacctatgtttattgtggcactattcacaatagcaaagacttggaaccaacccaaatgtccataatgatagactggattaagaaaatgtggcacatacataccatggagtactatgcagccataaaaaaggatgagttcatgtcctttgcagggacatggatgaagctggaaaccatcattctcagcaaactatcacaaggacagaaaaccaaacactacatgttctcactcataggtgggaattcaacagtgagaagaacacttggacacagggtggggaacatcacacaccagggcctgtcagggggtagggtGTTGGGAGAGgaacagcattaggagaaatacctaatgtaaatgacgagttgatgagagcagcaaaccaacatggcacacgtatacctatgtaacaaacctgcacgttgcgcacatgtaccctataacttagagtatagtaataaaaaatggTATAAATCTGATATAACACTATGGAGCTACCTGAGTCTTCTCAGAGAATTTATCAAAGTGGCTGGATTTAAGctgtgaaggaaaacaaaattagcatTTGAGCATTCAAGACAACCTGACTATGAGTCAAACATAAAATGCCTGACTTCCAGAGTTTTCTACCTACCAGGAATTCTTAGTGGGTGCAAAAAGTCCAATGAACTCGTGTATGGGAACTAATAGATTTTCACAGCCCATTTTGTCAGGATGTAAATTTAATTATCAATAATCTCAACTCTTGCCATCAGATTTAATCTGTAAACAACTATGAtggatatatttaaatatagtttGTGACTGTTTAATATTCTTTCCACTAAAATTAACAAGTGAACTTGGGAAGATTACTCAAGTGACTAAACCCAAAGATTCCACAAGCAGGTAATTCTACTTGTCTACGTAAAATATGTTTATGCCCAATATACTCTAAATTCACTGGTCCATTAATAAAAATTGATTCAGCTAAACTGATTACCTAGAAGGTGGTTCACTCCTGAATACACTTCGTCATTCATCTTGGgctgtaaatttaaaatgttcttcacATAGAGTAAAATGTTGACGTAAAAACCAAGGAAAAGCAAGATAATGTCTGACATTCCCTAATCCTCTTCTTCCTCAAATTAAGCTGGTTAGTAACAGAGACAAGACATGAATAGTATTTGTACTAAAAATTAAGAGCTTggacattcttttgtttttgtttttgttttttgttttttttttgagacggagtctcgctctttcgcccaggccggactgcagtggcgctatcttggctcactgcaagctccgcctcccgagttcatgccattctcctgcctcagcctcctgagtagctgggattacaggcgcccaccaccgcgcccggctaattttttgtatttttagtagagacggggtttcaccgtgttagccaagatggtctcgatcttctgacctcgtgatccgcccgcctcggcctcccaaagtgctgggattacaggcgtgagccaccgcgcccagctgaacaTTCTTCTAAGACTTGGAAAAATATTGGAATTCCCTCGGGATAGCAAAGAAATCGGGCATCTTCTAAATGGGCATTGATAGGACACTCCATTCAACCCAAAACTGGTCCACATTATTATCTGGACCAGTAGACTGATTTTTaaacctatttttaattttgcaaaatGTTCTTTATGCTAAAGCCAACAAATAAGTTAAAGCAAAGAAAGACCATAAAGCAGGATATCCCGATTGATTGCATAGGCCCTGCTTTTAAACTCTACTTATCTACTGCCCTTTGATAGTCCCAAATACTCAGCttcacacaaaaatatttaaatacagaaCACGAAAATAGTATTTAATGACTCAACAGGATCTGGAGATTAATGTGAAACTATAACACAAGGCTTGCCACTGGAAAATGTGAGTGCAGTATATTgggttttttctgttttgctttttctacaACAGagggctttatttattttgaaagattcAATGAAATGTTGCCTATGAAATAATGTTATGTAGAAAAGTGAACATAAAAAGGCACATCACACCCAATTCCAAtacagcaaaaattaaaaaaccataATACAAAAGATACTGTTCAAAATGTTGAAAAGTAGCCATTTCCCACTATTAGAGTAATAGGTAACCCGTCTGTCTTCTTCATCCTCCTGCCCTGTATCTTGCAAATTCTCTAGAGTAGACATGCAATAATTTTGAAATGCtgtatctcattattttaacataatacatgaaaatgcagaaaaacaGTAAAAGTATCCAAAATTCTAACATAATTCTGAAGTTTCAACAATATCAAGTGTGTTCACACTCCAGTATATTTTGCACTCACTTGCTAAAGAACCTTCTGTTCAGTAGGTGTTTTACTGCCTCTTTCACATCCTTGTTTCTAAGACTGTAGATTAAAGGATTCATCATGGGAGTCATCACCCCATAGAACATGGATATAATTTTGTTGGTAACATCCAAGTCATCTGAATTAAGTGTCTCTTTAGACTTGGGCTTCATATACATGAAGAGGATGGTCCCATAGAATATTATTACCACAGTCAGATGGGCTGAGCAAGTAGAGAACGCTTTGCTTCTCCCCTCAGAGGAGTGAATCTTGAGGATGCTGGAAATGATTAATGAGTAAGAGATAACTATCAAGAGCAGTGGCATCAATGTGAACAATATTGTGGCCACAAGCATGAGGAACTCATTGCCTGAGATGTCAGCACAGGCCATCTTCATGACAGCTAGAATTTCACAGGAGAAATGATTGATGACATTATTCCTGCAGAAAGGCAATTGTACTACAAATGTAGTTTGTACTGCAGAGTTGACAATCCCTGCAAACCAGGACCCAACAGCCATGGGTACATAGGCATCCTTGCTCATGATGATGGGATATCTCAGAGGGTTGCAGATAGCCACATAGCGGTCAAAGGCCATCATGCCTAGGAGCACACACTCTGTTGTCCCCATGGCCAAGCCAAGGAACATCTGCACTGCACAGCCAGAAAAGGAAATGGTCTTTCTTTCTGAAAGGAAGCTCACCAGCGTGGAGGGAATAGAGGTGGTGGTGTAGCAGATGTCCAAGAAGGAGAGGTTCCCCAGAAAGAAGTATATAGGGGTGTGAAGGTGAGGGTCTAAGATGCTGATTAAAATGAGAGTACCATTCCCCAGAAGGATGACCACATATATTATGAAGATTAGCACAAAAAAGAGTAACTCAAGCCTTGGGTGACCAGAAAGTCCCTTCAGAAAAAATTCCACCAGAATGGTTTGgttttcccattccatttaaATGTCTCTCTTTTACCTGTAAGaagtcaaaaaaattaatataatttatttacatgGTAAATCCAAGTATCCCAatgtacaaatataaaaatttgccatGAACCCAATAAAAGtattgaagaaagagaaaatagggaagaggagaaaggaatatAGGGAAAGGGAATGAAAAGAACTAACAATGCAGGAAGAGAAATATGAGGGGAAACCTTATGATATTGATCACTCATTCTTGGCCAGgaactttgtgatttttttttcacagtacTTAAACTCCACATTATCATTTGAAAGATAAGAAAACCTAAAGTGAGAGAGTTCAGCCTAAAGTCATATAACTAATATGTAGCACAGCCTAGGCTCCAAGACTACCTGTTTGTGGCCCATACTTGCCTGAGGTTTTTTAATGAATTATAAAAGCAATACAGAGTGTATTGCATAAGAGATTTGGTAATTTACTTTAAAACCTCACTCCCAGGTCAGGAGAACTCAACAATAACCCATGTGTATTCCAACACTGAAAGAAGTGTGTCAATCTGGAGGGAGAATCATCAGAAATGAACCCAACCAGTGATTACTGCGTTCCTGATTATCCAGAGAACACGACCAATTCATGTAAAGCCCAATAATATGAAATCTTCATGTTAAAGTGCAAACACCTTTTTCTTTGGTTAGGGgtggaatttttttgttgttttttaaaattatcatacaGTTAGATGTCATACCATAAATTGACTTTTTATCTTCTGGAGTATGgttctatgaattttaaaacatgtatagaTTCATATAACCACAGCCATAACCACAACACAGAACTCTTCTATTACCCAAaacacttctttgtgatattcttTTCTTAGTCACCTCTTCCACCTACCTATAcatcctggcaaccactgatattTTCTATCCCTATAGTTTTACATTTACCATAATGTCATATAAATAGAGTCATATGAGCCACTGGGGTTGGGATTCTTTCACTTAGATAAAGCCTCTGAGATCCATTCAAGTTATTATTGCTAAATAGTATTGAGTAGATTACTGTATTTTGCCTATCTGTTCACCTTTTgaaggacatttggattgtttccagtttggggcaattATGAATAGAGCTACTATAAATATTTCTGCCCCAATTTTTGTATGACCAcaagctttcattttttttagaatatcCAGGAATGAGACAATAAGCATGTTTAAATGTATAAGAAgctgccaaacagttttccagagtggctgtaccagttTTGCATTTcaaccaacaatgtatgagagttccactTGCTTCCTATCTCATCATTTAATATTGTCAgtaattttttatccattctaatAGATATATCCATTCTAATAGTCATATTtaattatgatttcattttacatttccttgatgactGATGATGTTTTTCCATTCTTAGTAAAGTATCTTTTGCCTCCTTTTTTTGTTAACAAATGGGGGTCTCGATATTTTTCCCAggctgtcctcaaactcctggcctcaagccattctcccacctcagcctctgagtatctgggactacagattcATGTAACTACCAACTTAACCAGAACacagaactacaggcatgcaccaccatgctggttctattgctcatttttttttttttagtttattattattattattattattatactttacgttttatggtacatgtgcgcaatgtgcaggtaagttacatatgtatacatgtgccatgctggtgcgctgcacccactaactcgtcatctagcattaggtatatctcccaatgctatccctcctcccctcctcccaccccacaacagtcccccaagtgtgatgttccccttcctgtgtccatgtgttctcattgttcaattcccacctatgagtgagaatatgcggtgtttggttttttgttcttgcgatagtttactgagaatgatgatttccaatttcatccatgtccctacaaaggacatgaactcatcattttttatggctgcatagtattccatggtgtatatgtgccacattttcttaatccagtctatcattgttggacatttgggttggttccaagtctttgctattgtgaataatgccgcaataaacatacgtgtgcatgtgtctttatagcagcatgatttatagtcctttgggtatatacccagtaatgggatggctgggtcgaatggaatttctagttctagatccctgaggaatcgccacactgactgccacaagggttgaactagtttacagtcccaccaacagtgtaaaagtgttcctatttctccacatcctctccagcacctgttgtttcctgactttttaatgattgccattctaactggtgtgagatggtatctcattgtggttttgatttgcatttctctgatggccagtgatggtgagcattttttcatgtggtttttggctgcataaatgtcttcttttgagaagtgtctgttcatgtccttcgcccactttttgatggggttgtttgtttttttcttgtaaatttgttggagttcattgtagattctaggtattagccctttgtcagatgagtaggttgcgaaaattttctcctattttgtaggttgcctgttcactctgatggtagtttcctttgctgtgcagaagctctttagtttaattagatcccatttgtcaattttggcttttgtggccattgcttttggtgttttagacatgaaatccttgcccatgcctatgtcctgaatggtaatgcctaggttttcttctagggtttttatggttttaggtctaacatttaagtctttaatccatcttgaattgatttttgtataaggtgtaaggaagggatccagtttcagctttctacatatggctagccagttttcccagcaccatttattaaatagggaatcctttccccattgcttgtttttctcaggtttgtcaaagatcagatagttgtagatatgtggcattatttctgacggctctgttctgttccattgatctatatctctgttttggtaccagtaccatgctgttttggttactgtagccttgtagtatagtttgaagtcaggtagtgtgatgcctccagctttgttcttttggcttaggattgacttggcgatgcgggctcttttttggttccatatgaactttaaagtagttttttccaattctgtgaagaaagtcattggtagcttgatggggatggcattgaatctgtaaattaccttgggaaggatggccattttcacgatattgattcttcctacccatgagcatggaatgttcttccatttgtttgtatcctcttttatttccttgagcagtggtttgtagttctccttgaagaggtccttcacatcccttgtaagttggattcctaggtattttattctctttgaagcaattgtgaatgggagttcactcatgatttggctctctgtttgtctgttattgatgtataagaatgcttgtgatttttgtacattgattttgtatcctgagactttgctgaagttgcttatcagcttaaggagattttgggctgagacaatggggttttctagatatacaatcatgtcatctgcaaacagggacaatttgacttcctcttttcctaattgaatacccttgatttccttctcctgcctaattgccctggcctgaacttccaacactatgttgaataggagtggtgagagagggcatccctgtcttgtgccagttttcaaagggaatgcttccagtttttgcccattcagtatgatattggctgtgggtttgtcatagatagctcttattattttgagatacgtcccatcaataccgaatttattgagagtttttagcatgaagggttgttgaattttgtcaaaggccttttctgcatctattgagataatcatgtggtttttgtctttggttctgtttatatgctggattacatttattgatttgcatatattgaaccagccttgcatcccagggatgaagcccacttgatcatggtggataagctttttgatgtgctgctggattctgtttgccagtattttattgaggatttttgcatcctattgctcatttttaattgaggtttcttttcttgttgagttttgagagttctttatatattttttgtatgagTTATTTATCAtgtgatttgcatatgttgtcTCCCAGTAACTGGTTTCTCTTCTCATTCTCTAATGCAAACACCTTTTAGTTGCCATTTTAATTGGTTGCTGCCTAAGTCCAACTGAACATGATGCAAAGAAAGACTATGACAAAAGAGACATGTTGTAATGGCACATCTCACTTTAGGTGATACTGCCGGAAAATATCCACTGGAAAATAGCCATTCCCTGGGAATTGGGAATGGTGGATTTTGCTTAACCTTGCCTCAGAAAGTCTC from Pongo abelii isolate AG06213 chromosome 13, NHGRI_mPonAbe1-v2.0_pri, whole genome shotgun sequence includes these protein-coding regions:
- the LOC100431269 gene encoding olfactory receptor 13C9 — encoded protein: MEWENQTILVEFFLKGLSGHPRLELLFFVLIFIIYVVILLGNGTLILISILDPHLHTPIYFFLGNLSFLDICYTTTSIPSTLVSFLSERKTISFSGCAVQMFLGLAMGTTECVLLGMMAFDRYVAICNPLRYPIIMSKDAYVPMAVGSWFAGIVNSAVQTTFVVQLPFCRNNVINHFSCEILAVMKMACADISGNEFLMLVATILFTLMPLLLIVISYSLIISSILKIHSSEGRSKAFSTCSAHLTVVIIFYGTILFMYMKPKSKETLNSDDLDVTNKIISMFYGVMTPMMNPLIYSLRNKDVKEAVKHLLNRRFFSK